From the Pseudomonadota bacterium genome, one window contains:
- a CDS encoding NADH-quinone oxidoreductase subunit D produces the protein MTDLQNFTLNFGPQHPAAHGVLRLVLEMDGEVILKADPHIGLLHRATEKLAESKPYNQTIGYMDRLDYVSMMCNEHGYVLAIEKLMGITPPIRAQYIRVMFDEVTRLLNHLMWLGTHGLDIGAMTIFLYCFREREDLMDCYEAVSGTRMHANYYRPGGVYRDLPEEMPRFSRVEKIRNAKEVKRLNMNREGSMLDFLESFCDRFPACVDEYETLLTDNRIWKQRTVNIGVVTPERAKQLGFTGPMLRGSGVEWDLRKKQPYEVYDRVDFDIPVGVNGDCYDRYLVRVEEMRQSNQIIRQCIDWLRENPGPVMISDQKVVPPTRVEMKDDMESLIHHFKLFTEGYCVPEGEAYAAIEHPKGEFGVYLISDGANKPYRVKIRAAGFAHLASMSEMVTGHMLADVVAIIGTQDIVFGEIDR, from the coding sequence ATGACTGATCTCCAGAATTTCACGCTGAATTTCGGGCCGCAGCACCCGGCCGCCCATGGCGTGCTTCGCCTGGTCCTGGAAATGGATGGAGAGGTCATACTGAAGGCCGATCCGCATATAGGTCTGTTGCACCGGGCCACCGAAAAACTCGCCGAAAGCAAGCCGTACAACCAGACCATCGGTTATATGGACCGCCTGGACTATGTATCGATGATGTGCAACGAGCACGGTTACGTACTGGCGATCGAAAAACTGATGGGCATCACGCCGCCGATACGTGCGCAATATATCCGCGTGATGTTCGATGAAGTTACCCGCCTGCTGAATCATCTGATGTGGCTGGGGACGCACGGGCTCGATATTGGGGCGATGACCATATTCCTGTATTGCTTCCGCGAACGCGAAGACTTGATGGATTGTTATGAAGCGGTCTCGGGTACCCGGATGCACGCGAACTACTATCGTCCCGGTGGCGTCTATCGCGATTTGCCGGAGGAAATGCCCCGTTTCTCGCGCGTTGAAAAAATAAGAAACGCAAAAGAAGTCAAACGCCTGAATATGAACCGCGAAGGTTCGATGCTCGATTTCCTCGAATCTTTTTGCGACCGGTTTCCGGCTTGCGTCGATGAATACGAGACTTTGCTGACCGATAACAGGATCTGGAAACAGCGGACCGTCAACATCGGCGTGGTGACGCCTGAGCGGGCCAAGCAACTGGGTTTCACCGGCCCCATGCTCAGAGGCTCGGGTGTGGAATGGGACCTGCGCAAGAAACAGCCGTATGAAGTTTACGATCGTGTCGATTTTGATATACCGGTCGGCGTCAATGGCGATTGTTACGACCGCTACCTGGTCCGGGTCGAGGAAATGCGTCAGTCCAACCAGATCATCAGGCAATGTATCGACTGGCTGCGGGAAAACCCCGGCCCGGTCATGATTAGCGACCAAAAGGTCGTCCCGCCGACCCGCGTGGAAATGAAGGACGACATGGAATCGCTGATCCACCATTTCAAACTGTTTACTGAGGGTTATTGCGTGCCCGAAGGTGAAGCCTATGCGGCGATCGAACATCCGAAAGGGGAGTTCGGCGTGTACCTGATTTCCGATGGCGCGAACAAGCCGTATCGAGTCAAAATCAGGGCGGCGGGATTTGCCCATCTGGCGTCGATGAGCGAGATGGTAACCGGCCATATGCTGGCGGATGTTGTCGCCATCATCGGTACCCAGGACATCGTATTTGGCGAGATCGACCGTTAA
- the nuoE gene encoding NADH-quinone oxidoreductase subunit NuoE, with the protein MGANNNHVGNLSAHVCAEIDRWVAKFPEGKQRSALIGALQAAQHENHGFLSDGLMTAVADYLDLPVVQVYEVATFYSMFETKPVGRHSISVCTNISCMLNGCDRIVDHLEKKLGIKTGESTADGKFYLKQEEECLAACDGAPMMMIDHVYYENLSTEKVDGILDGLE; encoded by the coding sequence ATGGGCGCTAACAACAACCATGTCGGGAATTTGTCGGCGCACGTGTGCGCGGAAATCGATCGTTGGGTGGCAAAATTTCCCGAGGGCAAGCAGCGCTCCGCGCTGATCGGAGCCTTGCAGGCCGCACAGCATGAAAACCATGGCTTTCTTAGCGATGGGCTGATGACGGCGGTGGCCGATTATCTGGATCTGCCGGTGGTCCAGGTCTATGAGGTGGCGACTTTTTACTCCATGTTTGAGACCAAACCGGTTGGCCGCCACAGCATTTCGGTATGCACCAATATTTCCTGCATGCTGAACGGTTGCGATCGCATCGTCGATCACCTGGAGAAAAAGCTCGGAATCAAGACCGGTGAGAGCACCGCCGATGGCAAGTTCTACCTGAAACAGGAAGAAGAATGTCTTGCCGCTTGCGATGGCGCACCAATGATGATGATCGATCACGTTTACTACGAAAATCTGTCCACCGAAAAAGTGGACGGCATCCTGGATGGATTGGAGTAG
- the nuoF gene encoding NADH-quinone oxidoreductase subunit NuoF, producing the protein MESNQVCFTTLQFDQPWTYENYLKVGGYEAWKKILAEKIPPQDLIEIIKASGLRGRGGAGFPTGLKWSFMPRNAPGQNYVVCNSDESEPGTCHDRDILRYNPHSVIEGMAIGGYCMGASIGYNYIRGEFMAEPVPRFETAVVEAEAAGLLGANILGSGFDYTIHTFIGAGAYICGEETAMLESLEGKQGKPRFKPPFPANYGIYGRPSNINNTQSYASVPSIIRNGATWFADLGSEGSGGPCVFSVSGHVNKPGNFEVGLGMPFKELLELAGGVRDGNKLKAVIPGGSSVKVLPAEIILECNMDHNSLQGAGSSLGSAGVIVMDETTCMVSVLERLSRFYFVEQCGQCTPCREGTGWMNRVIRRIMSGKGRQGDLEMLIDVAGRIEGHTICALGDAAAWPVQSFIEHFGHEFRYMLEHRGRSIVEQDAKVAA; encoded by the coding sequence ATGGAATCTAACCAGGTCTGTTTTACCACGCTGCAATTCGACCAGCCGTGGACCTATGAGAACTATCTCAAGGTGGGCGGATACGAGGCCTGGAAAAAAATTCTTGCCGAGAAAATCCCGCCGCAAGACCTGATCGAGATTATCAAGGCTTCGGGTTTGCGAGGGCGCGGCGGCGCCGGGTTCCCGACCGGTCTGAAATGGAGCTTCATGCCGAGGAACGCACCCGGCCAGAACTATGTCGTGTGCAATTCGGACGAAAGCGAGCCGGGTACCTGTCACGACCGCGATATCCTGCGTTACAACCCGCACTCGGTAATCGAGGGCATGGCGATTGGCGGCTATTGCATGGGCGCCAGCATCGGCTACAACTATATTCGCGGCGAATTCATGGCCGAACCGGTGCCGCGTTTTGAAACGGCGGTGGTCGAGGCAGAAGCGGCCGGCCTGCTGGGAGCAAACATTCTCGGTTCAGGTTTCGATTACACGATTCATACCTTCATCGGCGCCGGTGCTTATATTTGTGGCGAAGAAACGGCGATGCTGGAATCGCTGGAAGGAAAACAGGGAAAGCCTCGCTTCAAGCCTCCGTTCCCGGCCAATTACGGTATCTATGGCCGCCCCAGCAATATCAACAACACGCAAAGCTATGCTTCGGTACCGAGCATTATTCGCAACGGCGCAACATGGTTTGCCGATCTGGGCAGCGAAGGCTCGGGCGGCCCGTGTGTTTTTTCAGTTTCCGGGCATGTCAACAAACCGGGCAATTTCGAAGTCGGTCTGGGCATGCCGTTTAAAGAATTGCTCGAACTTGCGGGCGGCGTACGCGACGGCAACAAACTGAAGGCGGTGATTCCGGGTGGATCATCGGTAAAGGTACTGCCGGCGGAAATCATTCTCGAGTGCAATATGGACCACAACTCGTTGCAGGGAGCGGGTTCATCGCTGGGCTCCGCCGGCGTGATTGTGATGGATGAAACCACTTGCATGGTCAGTGTACTCGAGCGCTTGTCGCGATTTTATTTTGTCGAGCAGTGCGGCCAGTGCACGCCATGCCGTGAAGGTACCGGCTGGATGAACCGGGTGATACGTCGGATCATGAGCGGCAAGGGGCGGCAGGGTGACCTGGAGATGCTGATCGATGTCGCTGGCCGCATCGAAGGGCACACCATATGCGCGCTGGGCGATGCAGCAGCCTGGCCGGTGCAGAGTTTTATCGAACATTTCGGTCACGAATTCAGGTACATGCTGGAGCATCGCGGACGAAGCATCGTTGAGCAAGACGCTAAAGTTGCAGCCTGA
- a CDS encoding NADH-quinone oxidoreductase subunit G, translating to MSEDFVNIEIDGVPTTARKGQMIIEVTDAQRVYVPRFCYHEKLTIAANCRMCLVEVENAPKPLPACATPVADGMKVFTRSAYARGAQKAVMEFLLINHPLDCPICDQGGECELQDLAMGYGKDASRYTERKRVVKDKNIGPLISTDMTRCIQCTRCTRFTEEIAGFQELGTIGRGETMEISTYIGKTVDHELSGNVIDLCPVGALNNKPFRFRARSWEMLQVPMVSPHDCTGTNLFGHVLRGKLLRLVPRMNEEINETWISDRDRYACYGIYTSDRVEQPMVKSKGEWRETSWEDALARAATGLRKISTEKGAEQIGMLASPNSTLEEFHLLSRLADGLGTKNIDHRLRQIDFSDQDADPVFPWLGTEIAGLEKLDAALIVGSNLRNEVPLLAHRVRKAAVGGAGISFLNPREYRYLFPVAGYLVADDLAGELAVLVAVAEGGKSANGDHRKIIDSLNNGTVGMILLGHLAQRHPAWAGIRAMAAKLAGLTGASLGYIPDGGNAVAGCLAGVLPHRDAGGKSTPDAGLDAPAMLAGNLSAYLLLGCEPEFDCANGEAALKSLAAADLVVAISSYASDTLKEYADVILPVGSYAESPGTYVNAEGRWQSVAAAAAPVGQSRPAWKVLRVLGNLLDLDAFDYQDSQQVRDELAKTLGEIRPDNAYHGDRANAEAAGGSGKAEDVPMYRTDPIVRRSRPLQEIEQESPASPAVVSF from the coding sequence ATGAGCGAAGATTTTGTCAACATTGAGATAGACGGCGTACCGACGACGGCACGCAAGGGGCAAATGATCATCGAGGTGACCGATGCGCAGCGCGTCTATGTGCCGAGGTTTTGTTACCACGAGAAACTGACCATTGCCGCGAACTGCCGGATGTGCCTGGTCGAAGTCGAGAACGCGCCCAAGCCTTTGCCGGCCTGTGCGACCCCGGTCGCCGATGGCATGAAAGTGTTTACCCGCTCGGCGTACGCCCGGGGCGCGCAGAAAGCGGTCATGGAGTTTTTGCTGATTAATCACCCGCTGGATTGCCCCATCTGCGACCAGGGCGGCGAATGCGAACTCCAGGACCTGGCGATGGGCTATGGCAAGGATGCGTCGCGGTATACCGAGCGCAAAAGAGTGGTCAAGGACAAGAACATCGGCCCGCTCATTTCAACCGATATGACGCGCTGTATTCAATGCACACGTTGTACCCGATTTACCGAGGAGATCGCCGGATTCCAGGAACTCGGCACGATCGGCCGTGGCGAGACCATGGAGATCAGTACCTACATCGGCAAGACGGTCGATCATGAACTGTCGGGCAATGTCATCGATCTGTGCCCGGTCGGCGCGCTCAACAACAAACCATTCAGATTCCGGGCGCGAAGCTGGGAGATGCTGCAGGTGCCGATGGTGTCACCGCACGATTGCACTGGCACTAATTTGTTTGGCCACGTACTCAGAGGAAAGCTGTTGCGGCTGGTGCCGCGAATGAACGAAGAAATCAACGAAACCTGGATTTCCGACCGCGATCGTTATGCATGTTATGGCATTTACACCAGTGACCGCGTCGAACAGCCGATGGTCAAGAGCAAAGGCGAGTGGCGCGAGACCAGCTGGGAGGATGCGCTCGCACGGGCCGCGACCGGCCTGAGGAAAATCTCGACGGAAAAGGGCGCTGAGCAGATCGGCATGCTGGCGTCGCCAAACAGCACGCTCGAGGAGTTTCACCTGTTATCGCGCCTGGCCGATGGTTTGGGCACGAAGAATATTGATCACCGATTGCGGCAGATTGATTTTTCGGATCAGGATGCGGACCCGGTATTCCCATGGCTGGGTACGGAAATCGCCGGTCTGGAGAAACTCGACGCCGCCTTGATCGTCGGTTCGAATTTACGCAACGAAGTTCCGCTGCTGGCCCACCGGGTCCGCAAGGCGGCCGTCGGTGGCGCGGGCATCAGTTTCCTGAATCCGCGCGAGTACCGCTACCTGTTTCCGGTTGCTGGCTATCTTGTTGCGGATGACCTCGCGGGAGAGTTGGCGGTGCTGGTGGCGGTCGCGGAAGGCGGTAAGTCCGCCAACGGCGATCACCGAAAAATAATCGATAGCCTCAATAACGGCACGGTTGGCATGATTTTGCTGGGCCACCTTGCCCAGCGTCACCCGGCCTGGGCCGGCATCAGGGCAATGGCGGCGAAACTGGCCGGCCTGACCGGCGCCAGCCTCGGCTATATCCCGGACGGCGGCAACGCTGTTGCCGGCTGCCTGGCCGGCGTGTTGCCTCATCGCGATGCGGGCGGCAAATCGACACCAGATGCGGGTCTGGATGCACCCGCCATGCTGGCGGGTAATTTGTCGGCTTATCTGTTGCTCGGTTGCGAGCCGGAATTCGACTGCGCAAATGGCGAAGCCGCATTGAAAAGCCTGGCGGCAGCCGATCTGGTGGTCGCTATCAGTAGTTATGCCAGCGACACCTTGAAGGAATACGCCGATGTAATCCTGCCGGTCGGCAGTTATGCAGAATCACCCGGTACCTATGTCAACGCGGAAGGACGCTGGCAAAGCGTGGCCGCGGCCGCGGCGCCGGTCGGGCAATCCAGGCCGGCGTGGAAAGTGCTGCGAGTCCTCGGCAACCTGCTGGATCTGGACGCCTTCGATTACCAGGATTCGCAACAGGTCAGGGATGAACTGGCGAAGACCCTGGGTGAGATCAGGCCCGACAATGCCTATCATGGCGATCGCGCGAATGCAGAAGCGGCGGGGGGCTCCGGCAAGGCGGAGGATGTGCCCATGTATCGCACCGACCCCATTGTCCGCCGGTCCCGGCCCCTGCAGGAAATCGAACAGGAGTCTCCGGCAAGTCCGGCGGTCGTGAGTTTCTGA